In the genome of Bombyx mori chromosome 13, ASM3026992v2, the window ATTAACAGGTGATcggtacaataataaataaaaatcacaaaacattaATTTCATAATGACTTAATAACTatctaattttataaattaaattatttttaatttaatttaaaatttcaatcaaaTACCACAATAATACTGTAAATTTTCATTGTaacaatgtaaaatttataaataagtagAGGAGAGGTGTTTTTTATCATTCTCACGTGAGGTCACGTGTGACTGGAAATGTGATACTACTTTCCATAGTTAGTATCTATGTGGTAATAATTTCCGGAACTGGAAAGAAAATTACTGAAAGTCTAAGAATCGAACACAGCCAGCGGACGTCTCCCCGCGTCGCGCAAGGTCGTCGACCCCGCACGTCATCTTATTTTTAGTACTGTACATTGCGTGCTGTACAAATATCTTTATCAAAACATGTATacgttatttttaacaaaatcatttttGAATTCACCAATTCTACCAGCTGTCTTCGATTTCGGAATCTTTATCTTATAATAGGAAACTACCCAACGTACAGTATCGCGGTTTGACCATTTTGATTATACCAGTATCTTTTTTGTTATATGAAATTCCTTGGATATGCGCTGTAATGCATAATAGGTCCAGGAGAAAGGGATCGTTGTTAATACGCAGTCACATACGGTGATCTACCGACGAGTTTCGTGAGATACTCATCCcgtgttaaataaatttaaaattattaaaacaatagttatttaggtgagctcatgaTCATACACCATGTACCAAAGTTAAACGAATCTGCCGTGCGCAAAAAAATAcagcaacattatttttttctttttatgtgAAAATTTGTTTATGactatgttttaaaatttctaaatttccaAAAACTGCACATAGCAGATATTTGTTTAACAACGACgatgttaaagttttttttatttcatcgcATCGCTGCGTTAACTAAAAGACTACTCAAAATATCGAGGACGCGATTGAGAACTTGCcaacattcaataaaaataaaatgtatgtttgtCTCCGAAGCGTTCATAAGATATTCAACAGATTGGTATGAAATCGGTTGAAGTTGCTGCTAGCACTACTAGGAATGTCCTACGAAGTATCGCGACAGTAGACATCACAAGAGCATATTCATTTAGCGATAGTTACAGCGGAGCGGGCAAAATGATGAACTCATTTTAAATACAAACTTAAAAATTTCAGCATTACACTGCAGTACATTAGGAatgcaataaatttaaatcaaaacatactgaaaaattttaagcaACTCATTAAGCTTTTGCgacaaacaaattttaaaattaaaattctaaatatGAATGTGGCTCGTCAAACTCCAGTGTTATCCGTGATCCAATCTCTAAGGGCCGCTGTGTTGGTGAACACGGTGGGGGACAATGGAAGGGCGCAACCTCTGGCGAATGATACAATGCCGAACGCTGTCCCTCTGAAGACTGCTGGACCTCCGGAATCACCCTGTAAACCAAGATGTTCTAAGAATGAAACAAACTCAATTAAGAGTGGTCTACTAAATCCGTAATAAAATATTCCCAAAACAAACTCCATTAAGATCGGTCTCCTAAGACCGTGCAAGTCCGCGTGGGTGACTACCACCGTCCAGCCAGTGTCTGATGTGAAAGCttctggtttgaaggataggactGTCACGGTGCTTGAATAAAGGAAAAACTGTCTCAGAATGAGTTTAGATGTTTGGCATGTGGTTAACACGTGTAGCTTGAAGGCCCATCTTAGTGAACAAAAACCAATATACTTGGATACATGCTTACCTGACAGGATGATACTCCTCCAATAAGAAAATGGCCGCCACAAAACATACTCCCGGTCAACGCATCACCATAGGACAAGCGACACAACCAGTGAGGCACAACTGGTACTTGAGCCTCCATCATTATACGAGGAATTCTTCGACCACGAGgctagaaattaaaaaaagaaacaatggGTTCGTAGAGATGAGAGTGAACATCCAaggatattaataatttagagACCACAGCCACAGTCTATCAGTTAACaggacctcttgtttactggtggtaggacctagtgtgaagtccgcacgggtaggtaccactaccccgcttatttctgccgtgaagcagtaatgcgtttcggcttgaagggtggggcagccgttgtaactatactgaggccttagaactcataataATACCtctagatgggtggcggcatgtctatgggctccggtatccacttaacaccgggtgtattgtcagctcgtccacccatctaagcaataaaaaataaaaataaaaaagaattcgtGTGAGCACAAATGtgtaatactaattaatattaacttaAAAGTTTGGTGTAGCGGTGGgctaatacaatataataatatatataacaaccAATCATCTCTGGACAAATAATGCGCTTTGTCCAAAACACCCACAGAACAAAAGTGAGTCCAAATGATATTGGGCAAACATTGTTAAAGCTATTTTATGAGGATTTTTTGGCATCGATAAATGGACAATCAGTGCTGATAGTGCGAATCACCACGGCCCATAGACATAGGCAGTACAATTCTGTAAATTTCTGACACTAATGTTAGGACAGCCGCTACCACCAACGACTGCTATGCAGTGATCAGGAGTAAATTATCTAAATTGAAAACATAGTGGACAACTTACAGCAGTCAATCCCCATCCAGTGACAGTCAATCGGACGAGAGGCACAGCCTGGCCTCTCTGTGGCAATCTAATAGGCCGTATCGCAGCATTGACCGGCAACGGCTGGGCCAAGCGGAGCACAGCTATGTCATTGTCAAACTGCGGGTTTCCGTACTGTGGATGGACAGTCACATTGGACACCCTGACTATCCTGCCACCGGAGTCACGTCGTGTGCTGCCAACCCTAAGGCGAATAGCGCTTGGAACCGTACTGAAATGAGAATAATTTGTGTATGAAATATTCTCGTAACGTTTTTATAATGTTctgtattgatttaataattaagagTGTACGCGGCTCTACATGCATgggtttttaaaattttcaaatacctTGCAATTGGTAGCTTGACTtggttatttgaaaaaaatggtTATGTCCCCAAATTTGGTATATCTGTTTTACATTTCATGTTTAAATATCATTGGAAAATACGTATATCGATTCGATTTACGATTTTTTGGAGATCAACTTGTAAACTAGAGTATTGAAATAATTCAACATTTTCATAATTCCAAATActtttaaagataaatttgtaattatttcacATGCCACCAATCCCATAATGCAATGCACGTAAAGCTATCTATtagaaactaaaataaattagaataggCGTTCTAGGATGGACACTATTCAACGTAACtttgaagaattttaattatttcttattgAATGTTTTATAACTATGACATAGAATCGATTAACGGAATCTACGGAAGCTACGGAATCGATTAACGATTTAACAGAATCGTATTTGTATTGTACAAAACTGTATTTTAgacgaaataaataaacgtaTAAGTCAATAATACCCGGAGCTGTTTTTAGTCCTCTTACAAGCTGAGAATATTTTAGACAATTGCTTGTGCAACGCGGCTGCGCTCGGCTTCAACTGTTGCCAACAGCATGAAGcttaaccattttttttaaactgtacgCCACCTATCTTACCCGTATCAGAAAAATGTACCCTGAACTAGCAGCAAAGTCTGCAGTAAAACGAGCAGGTGGTATTCGTACCCAGAAATCACCAACAAACAAACGCATTAGACTATATTATCCCAACAAGAGAAAGTACTCGGTTTAA includes:
- the LOC110385223 gene encoding trypsin, which produces MNWTAALLLLFVASVVDLQEAVEGDCCSDAQNTDDVQEDQGLLELEAACPELSGQIIGGRPSSVSRHPYQVSMVLNGNSFCGGFIISRDFVLTAAHCVQNTVPSAIRLRVGSTRRDSGGRIVRVSNVTVHPQYGNPQFDNDIAVLRLAQPLPVNAAIRPIRLPQRGQAVPLVRLTVTGWGLTAPRGRRIPRIMMEAQVPVVPHWLCRLSYGDALTGSMFCGGHFLIGGVSSCQGDSGGPAVFRGTAFGIVSFARGCALPLSPTVFTNTAALRDWITDNTGV